In the Flagellimonas sp. HMM57 genome, one interval contains:
- a CDS encoding TonB-dependent receptor domain-containing protein — MKQLFLFIVLLISVSSFGQGIISGTVLDKTSQEVIPYANVVIKSGDAITTVGITSDNGTFDVSDIAFGTYTVEVQFIGYKTLTVPVTINKTNKKLSLGSLYIEEDAVALESVEIIAERSTIEQKIDRKVINVGKDLTTAGASASDIMGNIPSVSIDQDGQISFRGNENVRILVDGKPTNISSSELLQQIPSTSIKTIELITNPSAKYNPEGMSGIINITLKKNASLGFNGSINTGITFGRKTRYNNALNLNYRAGKINFYGSYGNRLGKDITDGEIIRFLEGTGQFIESIGDRTSHLFKFGMDYFINDKNTFSIYTNQNQFDVVLDATRNILFFNDPSADFNQFDLTNRDNTNATYNADFKHEFTKEGHSLELEVDYNTLQSDTNNGFDFNGATPIANYDEFIDDTRTNTTINLDYVNPISENSTLEIGLETRLRRTENTYVTDRIDFSDSDFRYDRDIHSFYTTFSQRLNKWQYNIGLRIEDYNVDTEFNEVGQPQFTFTDKLFNVYPSGFLKYSPDEAQKNSYQLSFSRRIDRPSLNQINPIRQLSTPQIIITGNPSLVPQFTSSVELNYSRKLNKGSFTIGGFYRRINDEINRRGFFDEDNPTVLIIDYDNFDSNNAYGFEFSSNYRPTSWWSLNGSFDVYSRTQKGVIEGENVQVNNTLMNVKLNNTFKATKTLTFQWFTFYSGPQEILQYELKQNFFMNLGARYGFAQGKGTFSLNFTDIFRSQRFAFKTFRTVFQEGEFLRDSRALYAGLAYRFGSGKNKSVKRKKRDKNEKADKLL, encoded by the coding sequence ATGAAGCAACTATTCCTTTTTATTGTTCTTTTGATTTCCGTTTCGTCTTTTGGTCAGGGTATTATCTCTGGAACCGTTTTGGATAAGACCTCCCAGGAAGTCATCCCTTATGCCAACGTGGTCATAAAATCTGGAGATGCCATTACAACTGTTGGTATCACCAGCGATAACGGCACTTTCGATGTGAGCGATATCGCATTTGGCACCTATACTGTTGAAGTACAGTTTATCGGATATAAAACTCTAACAGTTCCAGTGACTATAAACAAGACCAACAAGAAACTAAGTTTGGGAAGTCTATATATTGAAGAGGATGCCGTAGCGCTGGAATCTGTTGAAATCATTGCGGAACGTTCGACCATTGAGCAAAAAATTGACAGAAAGGTCATAAATGTGGGCAAAGACCTTACTACGGCAGGTGCTTCAGCAAGTGACATTATGGGAAACATTCCATCGGTCAGCATTGACCAAGATGGTCAAATCTCGTTTCGGGGCAATGAAAATGTTCGTATTCTGGTGGATGGCAAACCCACGAACATTAGTTCTAGTGAACTTTTACAGCAGATTCCTTCCACCTCCATCAAAACCATTGAACTGATAACGAACCCTTCGGCAAAATACAATCCCGAAGGCATGAGCGGCATCATCAATATTACGCTAAAAAAGAATGCTTCCTTAGGCTTTAACGGATCCATAAACACAGGTATTACCTTTGGTAGAAAAACACGCTACAACAATGCGTTAAACCTGAATTATAGAGCAGGAAAAATCAATTTTTATGGAAGCTATGGCAATCGCTTGGGCAAAGACATTACCGATGGTGAAATCATTCGATTTCTAGAAGGTACGGGTCAGTTTATTGAAAGTATTGGGGACCGCACATCGCACCTCTTCAAATTTGGTATGGATTACTTTATCAATGATAAGAACACCTTTTCGATATATACAAATCAAAACCAATTTGATGTGGTCTTGGATGCAACTAGGAACATTCTCTTTTTTAATGACCCGAGTGCAGATTTCAATCAATTTGATTTAACGAACAGGGACAACACCAATGCCACTTATAATGCCGATTTTAAGCATGAATTTACCAAAGAGGGCCACTCGTTGGAATTGGAAGTGGACTACAATACTTTGCAAAGCGATACAAACAATGGTTTTGATTTTAATGGCGCAACACCAATAGCCAACTACGATGAGTTTATCGATGACACCCGCACCAATACCACTATAAATCTGGATTATGTAAATCCCATCTCGGAAAATTCAACCTTGGAAATTGGGCTGGAAACACGTCTTCGCCGTACCGAAAATACCTATGTCACAGATAGAATAGATTTTTCCGATTCCGATTTTAGGTACGATAGGGACATCCACTCGTTTTACACCACGTTTAGCCAGCGGTTGAACAAATGGCAGTACAATATCGGTCTGCGAATTGAAGATTATAACGTAGACACTGAATTTAATGAAGTTGGGCAACCTCAGTTTACGTTTACGGACAAATTGTTCAATGTTTACCCCTCCGGATTTTTAAAGTACTCGCCTGATGAGGCTCAGAAAAACTCCTATCAGCTTAGTTTTAGTCGAAGAATTGACCGTCCTTCATTGAACCAAATTAACCCCATTCGGCAGTTGAGCACTCCACAGATCATTATTACGGGAAACCCCAGTTTGGTGCCACAGTTTACCAGTTCAGTGGAACTCAACTACAGTAGAAAACTGAACAAGGGTAGTTTTACCATTGGTGGATTTTATAGGAGAATCAATGATGAAATCAATAGAAGAGGGTTCTTTGATGAGGATAACCCAACAGTATTGATTATTGACTATGATAACTTTGATAGTAATAATGCGTATGGGTTTGAGTTTTCATCAAATTACCGCCCCACAAGTTGGTGGAGCCTTAACGGTAGTTTTGACGTGTACTCAAGAACCCAAAAAGGAGTGATTGAAGGAGAAAACGTGCAGGTGAACAATACCCTCATGAACGTAAAGCTTAACAACACCTTTAAGGCCACCAAGACCCTCACCTTTCAATGGTTTACGTTTTACAGTGGACCACAAGAGATTCTGCAGTATGAGCTAAAACAAAACTTCTTCATGAACCTTGGCGCACGTTACGGTTTCGCCCAAGGCAAAGGAACCTTTAGTTTAAACTTCACTGATATTTTTAGGTCGCAGCGTTTTGCCTTCAAGACATTTAGAACCGTTTTTCAGGAAGGGGAGTTTTTACGGGATTCCCGTGCACTCTACGCTGGACTTGCCTACCGTTTTGGAAGCGGAAAGAACAAAAGCGTGAAACGGAAAAAGCGCGATAAAAATGAAAAGGCGGATAAGCTTTTATAG
- a CDS encoding YceI family protein → MKNSILKTNNLIFCLLFCIVTSTVSAQESTWKIDPNHSTINFEISYFKVGTIKGAFDTYSGSFTQKDNTFSGVAISIQTASINTNQEDRDKHLRTGDFFSAEEHPEITFTSTEIRKTGTDTYELKGNFTMSGITKPIVLKATEKGSYVHPRFKTDNVFMTITGIIPREEFNVGTNYPPAKFALGKEVSLVAEIQLTKEES, encoded by the coding sequence ATGAAAAACAGTATTTTAAAAACCAACAATCTAATTTTTTGTCTTCTTTTCTGTATCGTTACATCGACCGTAAGTGCCCAAGAATCCACTTGGAAAATAGACCCAAATCATTCAACGATCAATTTTGAAATCTCCTACTTTAAGGTAGGAACTATTAAGGGTGCTTTTGACACCTATTCAGGGTCATTCACTCAAAAAGACAATACCTTTTCAGGTGTCGCTATTTCCATACAGACCGCTTCGATAAATACGAATCAAGAAGACCGCGATAAGCATTTAAGAACTGGTGATTTTTTTAGTGCGGAGGAACATCCAGAAATAACCTTCACCAGTACTGAAATCAGAAAGACTGGAACGGATACCTATGAGTTAAAAGGTAATTTTACCATGAGCGGTATTACCAAACCTATTGTTTTAAAGGCTACGGAGAAAGGAAGTTATGTTCATCCTCGTTTTAAGACCGATAATGTGTTCATGACCATTACTGGGATAATTCCACGAGAAGAATTCAATGTAGGCACGAACTATCCTCCTGCAAAATTCGCTCTTGGAAAAGAAGTATCTCTAGTAGCGGAAATACAACTGACCAAAGAGGAATCATAA